In a single window of the Yoonia sp. BS5-3 genome:
- a CDS encoding replication initiator protein A has product MVGDITKPDRTPLLPLRHAQGDFFVCDIFDAAPKGDMASMAHPIFTLSTKPDTKKRRYVAADGKSYVEIRPNMIGLATVHDRDVLIYCISQVMAALNDGKQVHRTLRFKAYDLLVATNRPVAGTGYTGLKAALERLQGTQVETNITTGGVEQIDGFSLIDRYRIVRETRDGRMLDLEVTLSDWVFNAIAGDDVLTLNRRYFQLRKPLERRLYELARKQCGTQPEWKCGLDKLKDRTGSTSSDKEFRRLVRAICKADEEHNHMPDYGFRLDADILTVTPKQEFLDHYAPKPKQDQLTGGYILPLSPDTLDRAREVAPTWDVNVLAREWRSYAAKRKEPPKNPDAAFLGFCKSWYKRRGRA; this is encoded by the coding sequence ATGGTGGGTGATATTACGAAACCAGACAGAACGCCTCTCCTTCCCTTGCGCCACGCCCAAGGGGATTTTTTTGTATGCGATATCTTTGATGCTGCGCCCAAAGGCGATATGGCCTCGATGGCGCATCCGATCTTCACGCTCTCGACCAAGCCGGACACAAAGAAACGTCGCTACGTTGCAGCTGATGGAAAGAGCTACGTTGAGATCAGGCCCAATATGATCGGCCTTGCGACTGTCCATGACCGCGATGTGCTAATCTACTGTATCTCTCAGGTAATGGCTGCCTTGAATGACGGAAAGCAGGTGCATAGAACTCTCCGGTTCAAGGCGTATGATCTTCTGGTCGCAACCAACCGCCCTGTCGCGGGGACCGGATACACCGGCCTGAAAGCCGCTTTGGAGCGTCTTCAAGGCACCCAGGTCGAAACCAACATCACAACCGGCGGTGTGGAGCAGATTGACGGTTTTAGCTTGATCGACCGTTATCGGATCGTCCGAGAAACCCGTGATGGCCGGATGCTTGACCTCGAAGTCACCCTTTCGGATTGGGTATTCAATGCTATCGCAGGTGATGATGTTCTTACCCTCAACCGTCGCTATTTCCAACTCCGCAAGCCCTTGGAACGTCGTTTGTATGAGCTGGCTCGCAAGCAATGTGGGACGCAGCCGGAATGGAAGTGTGGCCTGGATAAGCTCAAAGACCGAACAGGCTCCACATCCTCAGATAAAGAGTTTCGGCGACTTGTCCGGGCAATTTGCAAGGCGGATGAAGAACACAACCACATGCCAGACTACGGTTTCAGGCTGGATGCTGACATCCTTACTGTCACGCCTAAACAGGAGTTTCTTGACCACTACGCGCCGAAGCCAAAGCAAGACCAGCTGACAGGCGGGTACATCTTGCCCCTCTCCCCAGATACTTTAGACCGTGCGCGAGAAGTTGCTCCGACGTGGGACGTCAATGTTCTCGCGCGCGAGTGGCGTAGCTATGCTGCAAAGCGAAAAGAGCCTCCTAAGAATCCAGATGCTGCATTCCTTGGGTTTTGTAAGAGCTGGTACAAGCGGCGCGGGCGGGCATAA